One Brassica napus cultivar Da-Ae chromosome C4, Da-Ae, whole genome shotgun sequence genomic region harbors:
- the LOC125585148 gene encoding uncharacterized protein At1g03900-like isoform X1: MDQASSSSNVKDEKRSSTDPVTVDENEEREAIEIPLFQVPECYVYLIPPRKSAASYRADEWDVNKWAWEGALKVVSKGEECIIKLVDKTTGELYAQAFLRDGELHPVEAVIDSSRYFVLRVEENIGGRARHAFIGLGFRERTEAYDFQAALHDHMKYLNKKKTAEEMEQHFQNTSSVDYSLKEGETIVLQLKNRSEKDTKTKLVEKSLSNLSLDDKGKSIETIPPIIPPPPPPGPLSPAATTPKSPSSLSLQRSSEQQDLDTKREEAEKKEDQEAKEIGAEDAPDDDFGDFQAAG; the protein is encoded by the exons ATGGATCAAGCTTCGTCTTCATCAAATGTTAAGGATGAGAAGAGATCGTCCACTGATCCTGTGACAGTCGATGAAAACGAGGAGAGAGAAGCTATAGAGATTCCTCTCTTCCAAGTGCCTGAATGCTACGTTTATTTG ATACCTCCAAGGAAAAGTGCAGCTTCCTACAG GGCAGATGAGTGGGACGTGAACAAATGGGCATGGGAAGGGGCATTGAAAGTGGTGAGCAAAGGAGAAGAGTGCATAATTAAACTTGTAGATAAAACCACAGGAGAACTTTACGCTCAGGCCTTTCTCCGAGATGGTGAACTTCATCCAGTAGAAGCCGTAATCGACAGTAGCag ATACTTTGTTCTCCGTGTTGAAGAAAACATAG GTGGTCGTGCTCGTCATGCTTTTATTGGACTTGGATTCAGAGAGAGAACTGAAGCATATGACTTCCAAGCTGCACTACATGACCACATGAA GTACCTGAACAAGAAGAAGACAGCAGAAGAGATGGAACAACACTTTCAGAACACATCATCTGTTGATTACAGCTTAAAGGAAGGAGAAACCATTGTTCTTCAACTAAAAAAT AGGAGCGAGAAAGACACAAAGACTAAACTGGTAGAGAAGAGTCTGAGCAATCTCTCGTTGGACGATAAGGGCAAGTCAATAGAAACCATTCCTCCAATCATCCCACCGCCTCCACCTCCTGGACCGCTTTCTCCTGCGGCAACCACACCGAAGTCCCCATCAAGCCTCAGCCTCCAAAGATCATCTGAACAACAAGATCTAGATACAAAGCGAGAAGAAgcagagaagaaagaagaccaAGAAGCTAAAGAAATAGGCGCTGAAGATGCACCAGATGATGACTTTGGAGATTTCCAAGCTGCAGGGTGA
- the LOC125585148 gene encoding uncharacterized protein At1g03900-like isoform X2, protein MQIPPRKSAASYRADEWDVNKWAWEGALKVVSKGEECIIKLVDKTTGELYAQAFLRDGELHPVEAVIDSSRYFVLRVEENIGGRARHAFIGLGFRERTEAYDFQAALHDHMKYLNKKKTAEEMEQHFQNTSSVDYSLKEGETIVLQLKNRSEKDTKTKLVEKSLSNLSLDDKGKSIETIPPIIPPPPPPGPLSPAATTPKSPSSLSLQRSSEQQDLDTKREEAEKKEDQEAKEIGAEDAPDDDFGDFQAAG, encoded by the exons ATGCAGATACCTCCAAGGAAAAGTGCAGCTTCCTACAG GGCAGATGAGTGGGACGTGAACAAATGGGCATGGGAAGGGGCATTGAAAGTGGTGAGCAAAGGAGAAGAGTGCATAATTAAACTTGTAGATAAAACCACAGGAGAACTTTACGCTCAGGCCTTTCTCCGAGATGGTGAACTTCATCCAGTAGAAGCCGTAATCGACAGTAGCag ATACTTTGTTCTCCGTGTTGAAGAAAACATAG GTGGTCGTGCTCGTCATGCTTTTATTGGACTTGGATTCAGAGAGAGAACTGAAGCATATGACTTCCAAGCTGCACTACATGACCACATGAA GTACCTGAACAAGAAGAAGACAGCAGAAGAGATGGAACAACACTTTCAGAACACATCATCTGTTGATTACAGCTTAAAGGAAGGAGAAACCATTGTTCTTCAACTAAAAAAT AGGAGCGAGAAAGACACAAAGACTAAACTGGTAGAGAAGAGTCTGAGCAATCTCTCGTTGGACGATAAGGGCAAGTCAATAGAAACCATTCCTCCAATCATCCCACCGCCTCCACCTCCTGGACCGCTTTCTCCTGCGGCAACCACACCGAAGTCCCCATCAAGCCTCAGCCTCCAAAGATCATCTGAACAACAAGATCTAGATACAAAGCGAGAAGAAgcagagaagaaagaagaccaAGAAGCTAAAGAAATAGGCGCTGAAGATGCACCAGATGATGACTTTGGAGATTTCCAAGCTGCAGGGTGA
- the LOC106432584 gene encoding pentatricopeptide repeat-containing protein At3g58590-like — MSLTHGDLANPNNRLLSLRNACRKAPSFTRTKALHALSITLWYTLYQPVYICNNVISLYVELGEISRAAKMFDRMPERNTASFNTVISGFSKSGHAEKAWRVFSDMREFGFSPSQLTVCGLLSSPSLDVRVGTQLHGLSLKYGLFTADAYVGTKLLCLYGRFELLGVAGRVFEDMPLKSLVTWNHMMSLLGRGGFLKECMFLFRELVGTGECLSESSFLGVLSSVSCENDLETSKQLHCSAIKRGLDCDTHVVNSLISAYGRCGNTNMVERVFEKAVSWDIVSWNAIIGATAKGESPLKALRLFVSMQEHEFSPNQGTYVSILSAASRTQTLSFGHQIHGTLIKNGCETDTYLGNALIDFYGKCGSLEDSRLCFDSIPHKNIVCWNTLLWGYANKDDPVTLSLFLQMVQTGFRPTEYTLATALKHCCVIELQQLHSVIVRMGYEDNDYVLSSLMRSYANNQLMNDALLLLDWSSEPSSVVPLNIVAGIYSRTGQYNESVELISTLEQPDTVSWNIAIAAFSRSDNRHGEVVELFKHILQANIRPDNFTYVSILSISSKSCDLALGSSIHGLITKTDFNRADTFVCNVLIDMYGKCGSVTCAVRVFEETREKNVITWTALISSLGIHGYGHEALEKFKEMVSLGFKPDRVSFISMLSACRHSGMAKEGMELFWKMRDYGVEPDMDLYCCAVDLLARNGYVREAEQLISRMPFPADAPVCRTFLDGRNRCRQQLVLTEMVF, encoded by the coding sequence ATGAGCCTCACCCATGGAGATCTCGCCAACCCCAACAACCGTCTACTTAGCTTACGCAACGCCTGCCGTAAAGCTCCTTCCTTTACGAGAACCAAAGCTCTCCACGCCCTTTCCATCACGTTATGGTACACCCTTTATCAGCCCGTTTATATCTGCAACAACGTCATCTCCCTTTACGTGGAGCTCGGTGAGATATCTCGTGCAGCCAAGATGTTCGATAGAATGCCTGAGAGAAACACAGCTTCCTTCAACACGGTCATTAGCGGGTTTAGCAAATCCGGGCACGCTGAGAAAGCTTGGCGTGTGTTTTCGGATATGAGGGAGTTTGGGTTTTCGCCGAGTCAGTTAACAGTTTGTGGCTTATTGTCTTCTCCATCGTTGGATGTTCGTGTTGGAACTCAGTTGCACGGTTTGAGTTTGAAGTATGGGTTGTTTACGGCGGATGCATATGTTGGTACTAAGCTGTTGTGTTTGTATGGGAGGTTTGAGTTACTGGGAGTGGCGGGACGGGTGTTTGAAGATATGCCGTTGAAGAGCTTGGTGACGTGGAACCATATGATGTCTTTGTTGGGGCGTGGTGGTTTCTTGAAAGAATGTATGTTTCTCTTCCGTGAGCTTGTTGGGACAGGGGAATGTTTGTCAGAAAGCTCTTTCTTGGGTGTGTTGTCAAGTGTATCTTGTGAAAATGACTTGGAAACTAGCAAACAATTGCATTGCTCAGCTATTAAAAGAGGGTTAGATTGTGATACTCACGTCGTTAACTCTCTTATCAGTGCATATGGAAGATGTGGCAACACAAATATGGTAGAGAGAGTGTTTgagaaggcagtttcatgggatATAGTGTCATGGAACGCTATAATTGGCGCAACAGCCAAAGGTGAGAGCCCTCTAAAAGCACTCAGACTCTTTGTAAGTATGCAAGAGCATGAGTTTTCCCCGAACCAAGGTACTTACGTCAGTATTCTTAGCGCCGCTTCTCGTACGCAGACGTTGAGTTTCGGACACCAGATTCATGGCACCTTGATCAAGAATGGCTGCGAGACTGACACGTACTTGGGGAACGCATTGATAGACTTTTATGGTAAATGTGGTAGTCTGGAAGATTCACGCCTATGCTTCGACTCTATACCTCATAAGAACATTGTTTGTTGGAATACACTGCTTTGGGGTTACGCCAATAAAGACGATCCAGTTACTCTCTCATTGTTTCTCCAAATGGTTCAAACGGGTTTCAGACCAACTGAATATACACTCGCGACAGCTCTCAAACATTGTTGTGTCATAGAGTTACAACAGCTGCACTCTGTTATTGTGAGAATGGGATATGAAGACAACGACTATGTGTTAAGCTCTCTTATGAGATCCTACGCTAACAATCAGCTGATGAACGATGCTCTTCTTCTGCTGGATTGGTCTAGCGAGCCTTCTTCCGTCGTCCCACTGAACATTGTCGCTGGAATATATAGCAGAACAGGGCAGTACAACGAATCCGTAGAGCTGATCTCGACGCTAGAGCAACCCGACACTGTATCTTGGAACATTGCTATTGCGGCTTTCTCTCGTTCTGATAATAGGCACGGAGAGGTTGTTGAACTTTTCAAACACATACTCCAAGCAAACATCCGCCCTGATAACTTCACATACGTTAGCATCTTAAGCATTTCCTCTAAGTCCTGCGACTTGGCGCTTGGAAGCTCTATCCACGGCCTAATCACAAAAACAGATTTCAACCGCGCCGACACATTCGTCTGCAACGTATTGATTGATATGTATGGGAAATGCGGAAGCGTTACGTGTGCAGTCAGAGTGTTTGAAGAAACAAGAGAGAAGAACGTCATTACATGGACGGCATTAATCTCGTCTCTTGGCATTCATGGATACGGACATGAGGCACTTGAAAAGTTTAAGGAAATGGTGTCTCTGGGGTTTAAGCCGGACCGTGTCTCTTTCATCTCTATGCTATCTGCTTGCAGACATAGTGGTATGGCAAAAGAAGGAATGGAGTTGTTTTGGAAGATGAGGGATTATGGAGTTGAACCAGATATGGATCTTTATTGTTGCGCCGTTGATCTTTTGGCTAGAAACGGGTACGTGAGGGAAGCTGAGCAGCTGATTTCTAGAATGCCTTTCCCTGCAGATGCTCCTGTTTGCCGTACTTTTCTTGATGGTCGGAATAGGTGTAGGCAGCAACTCGTCCTAACCGAGatggttttttaa